From one Lycium barbarum isolate Lr01 chromosome 6, ASM1917538v2, whole genome shotgun sequence genomic stretch:
- the LOC132644625 gene encoding uncharacterized protein LOC132644625 isoform X1, producing the protein MAKRPKEVSESQFKALLEYWNSDAAQDMSRKNTENRKKLRYPHTVGKTSFAIIREKKKKENPEALSSKEFFVATRRRKPGRVYKDSYEDTASKIVEMERIETQESEDGSQSVDTYVSVMGPDHPGRVRLYGRGVTKTLLKQKAADTGLSSNVTDEMEKKMEEIEERMQQRMQEKFNTQKDTMEQDITMKVIAKIQQLNPEFRLDPNMLRFSVRSPGEASSTPGNNQGVENEEREGDNEHVDLT; encoded by the exons ATGGCAAAAAGGCCTAAAGAAGTTTCAGAATCTCAATTTAAGGCTCTCCTCGAATATTGGAACTCCGATGCGGCTCAA GACATGTCCAGAAAAAATACAGAGAATCGAAAAAAGTTGAGGTATCCACACACTGTTGGCAAAACAAGTTTTGCTATAATCCGCGAG aaaaaaaagaaggaaaatccTGAAGCTTTGTCTAGTAAGGAGTTTTTTGTGGCTACTAGAAGAAGGAAACCAGGCCGAGTATACAAGGACTCATATGAAGATACGGCTAGCAAAATA GTTGAAATGGAGAGAATAGAAACTCAAGAAAGTGAAGATGGCAGTCAATCAGTTGACACATATGTATCAGTAATGGGACCTGATCATCCAGGTCGAGTAAGATTGTATGGACGTGGGGTTACCAAGACTCTCTTGAAACAGAAAGCGGCGGATACTGGACTCTCTTCAAATGTTACTGATGAAATGGAGAAAAAAATGGAGGAGATAGAAGAGAGGATGCAACAAAGAATGCAGGAAAAATTCAACACGCAAAAGGATACCATGGAACAAGATATTACAATGAAAGTCATTGCAAAAATTCAGCAGCTAAATCCAGAATTCCGACTTGATCCTAATATGTTAAGGTTCAGTGTTCGCTCACCCGGAGAAGCTTCCTCTACACCTGGTAACAATCAAG
- the LOC132644625 gene encoding uncharacterized protein LOC132644625 isoform X2: MAKRPKEVSESQFKALLEYWNSDAAQDMSRKNTENRKKLRYPHTVGKTSFAIIREENPEALSSKEFFVATRRRKPGRVYKDSYEDTASKIVEMERIETQESEDGSQSVDTYVSVMGPDHPGRVRLYGRGVTKTLLKQKAADTGLSSNVTDEMEKKMEEIEERMQQRMQEKFNTQKDTMEQDITMKVIAKIQQLNPEFRLDPNMLRFSVRSPGEASSTPGNNQGVENEEREGDNEHVDLT; the protein is encoded by the exons ATGGCAAAAAGGCCTAAAGAAGTTTCAGAATCTCAATTTAAGGCTCTCCTCGAATATTGGAACTCCGATGCGGCTCAA GACATGTCCAGAAAAAATACAGAGAATCGAAAAAAGTTGAGGTATCCACACACTGTTGGCAAAACAAGTTTTGCTATAATCCGCGAG gaaaatccTGAAGCTTTGTCTAGTAAGGAGTTTTTTGTGGCTACTAGAAGAAGGAAACCAGGCCGAGTATACAAGGACTCATATGAAGATACGGCTAGCAAAATA GTTGAAATGGAGAGAATAGAAACTCAAGAAAGTGAAGATGGCAGTCAATCAGTTGACACATATGTATCAGTAATGGGACCTGATCATCCAGGTCGAGTAAGATTGTATGGACGTGGGGTTACCAAGACTCTCTTGAAACAGAAAGCGGCGGATACTGGACTCTCTTCAAATGTTACTGATGAAATGGAGAAAAAAATGGAGGAGATAGAAGAGAGGATGCAACAAAGAATGCAGGAAAAATTCAACACGCAAAAGGATACCATGGAACAAGATATTACAATGAAAGTCATTGCAAAAATTCAGCAGCTAAATCCAGAATTCCGACTTGATCCTAATATGTTAAGGTTCAGTGTTCGCTCACCCGGAGAAGCTTCCTCTACACCTGGTAACAATCAAG
- the LOC132644625 gene encoding uncharacterized protein LOC132644625 isoform X3 yields MRLKKNTENRKKLRYPHTVGKTSFAIIREENPEALSSKEFFVATRRRKPGRVYKDSYEDTASKIVEMERIETQESEDGSQSVDTYVSVMGPDHPGRVRLYGRGVTKTLLKQKAADTGLSSNVTDEMEKKMEEIEERMQQRMQEKFNTQKDTMEQDITMKVIAKIQQLNPEFRLDPNMLRFSVRSPGEASSTPGNNQGVENEEREGDNEHVDLT; encoded by the exons ATGCGGCTCAA AAAAAATACAGAGAATCGAAAAAAGTTGAGGTATCCACACACTGTTGGCAAAACAAGTTTTGCTATAATCCGCGAG gaaaatccTGAAGCTTTGTCTAGTAAGGAGTTTTTTGTGGCTACTAGAAGAAGGAAACCAGGCCGAGTATACAAGGACTCATATGAAGATACGGCTAGCAAAATA GTTGAAATGGAGAGAATAGAAACTCAAGAAAGTGAAGATGGCAGTCAATCAGTTGACACATATGTATCAGTAATGGGACCTGATCATCCAGGTCGAGTAAGATTGTATGGACGTGGGGTTACCAAGACTCTCTTGAAACAGAAAGCGGCGGATACTGGACTCTCTTCAAATGTTACTGATGAAATGGAGAAAAAAATGGAGGAGATAGAAGAGAGGATGCAACAAAGAATGCAGGAAAAATTCAACACGCAAAAGGATACCATGGAACAAGATATTACAATGAAAGTCATTGCAAAAATTCAGCAGCTAAATCCAGAATTCCGACTTGATCCTAATATGTTAAGGTTCAGTGTTCGCTCACCCGGAGAAGCTTCCTCTACACCTGGTAACAATCAAG
- the LOC132644625 gene encoding uncharacterized protein LOC132644625 isoform X4, protein MRLKKNTENRKKLRYPHTVGKTSFAIIREKKKKENPEALSSKEFFVATRRRKPGRVYKDSYEDTASKIVEMERIETQESEDGSQSVDTYVSVMGPDHPGRVRLYGRGVTKTLLKQKAADTGLSSNVTDEMEKKMEEIEERMQQRMQEKFNTQKDTMEQDITMKVIAKIQQLNPEFRLDPNMLRFSVRSPGEASSTPGNNQGVENEEREGDNEHVDLT, encoded by the exons ATGCGGCTCAA AAAAAATACAGAGAATCGAAAAAAGTTGAGGTATCCACACACTGTTGGCAAAACAAGTTTTGCTATAATCCGCGAG aaaaaaaagaaggaaaatccTGAAGCTTTGTCTAGTAAGGAGTTTTTTGTGGCTACTAGAAGAAGGAAACCAGGCCGAGTATACAAGGACTCATATGAAGATACGGCTAGCAAAATA GTTGAAATGGAGAGAATAGAAACTCAAGAAAGTGAAGATGGCAGTCAATCAGTTGACACATATGTATCAGTAATGGGACCTGATCATCCAGGTCGAGTAAGATTGTATGGACGTGGGGTTACCAAGACTCTCTTGAAACAGAAAGCGGCGGATACTGGACTCTCTTCAAATGTTACTGATGAAATGGAGAAAAAAATGGAGGAGATAGAAGAGAGGATGCAACAAAGAATGCAGGAAAAATTCAACACGCAAAAGGATACCATGGAACAAGATATTACAATGAAAGTCATTGCAAAAATTCAGCAGCTAAATCCAGAATTCCGACTTGATCCTAATATGTTAAGGTTCAGTGTTCGCTCACCCGGAGAAGCTTCCTCTACACCTGGTAACAATCAAG